The following nucleotide sequence is from Mesobacillus jeotgali.
AACCTGTCACAATAATCGCGTTTTCTTGACAGCTTCGAGGCTCACCCCTTAATACCTGTCACAATTACCTCGCTTTCTTGACAACTTCGAGGCTTCCCCTTAAAACCTGTCATAATAACTTCCCTTCCTTAACCCTAAAAAAACAAGACTCCGCAAAAGCGAAGTCTTGTTTAAACAAATCCTTACAGGATATCCATCCAAATCTTGATTGCAGTACCTAAAATCAAGAATGCGAGGATATACTGTAGAATCTTAGTATTTACTTTCTTACCAGCATTTGCACCCATTGGCGATGCGATTAGACTGGCAACTACCATGATCAATGCCGGCCAAAATTCTACCTGGCCAGTAGCTAGCTTACCCACTGTCGATCCAATTGAAGAAATAAACGTGATGGCAAGTGATGTTGCAATTGTCATTCGAGTAGGAATTTTCAATACGACAAGCATGATTGGCACTAGCAAGAATGCTCCGGCAGCTCCTACGATACCTGCGCCAACACCAACGATAAGTGCGAAGAATGCTGCCAGCCATTTATTGAAAGTTACCTGATCAAGCGGGATATCATCGACATTTTTCTTTGGAACAAACATCATGACAGCGGCAATCAATGCAAGAATTCCGTATACAAGGTTGATGCCGCCTTCAGACATGAAGCGGGAACCGTAGCTTCCGATCAAAGAACCGACCAGGATTGCGGAACCCATATAAATAATCAAAGTTTTGTTTAGGTATCCACCCTTACGGTAAGCCCAGACACCG
It contains:
- a CDS encoding sulfite exporter TauE/SafE family protein, whose amino-acid sequence is MDFTYLIVIFLIGFIGSYISGMVGIGGSIIKYPMLLYIPPLFGIAAFSAHEVSGISAVQVFFATIGGVWAYRKGGYLNKTLIIYMGSAILVGSLIGSYGSRFMSEGGINLVYGILALIAAVMMFVPKKNVDDIPLDQVTFNKWLAAFFALIVGVGAGIVGAAGAFLLVPIMLVVLKIPTRMTIATSLAITFISSIGSTVGKLATGQVEFWPALIMVVASLIASPMGANAGKKVNTKILQYILAFLILGTAIKIWMDIL